The following proteins are encoded in a genomic region of Pseudomonas sp. Os17:
- the xerD gene encoding site-specific tyrosine recombinase XerD, whose product MPAIDHPLIDRFLDALWLEKGLSDNTRDAYRSDLALFNGWLQEQGLELPRAGRELILDHLAWRVEQAYKPRSTARFLSGMRGFYRYLLREKLIEVDPTLRIDMPQLGRPLPKSLSEADVEALLAAPDLSEAIGQRDRAMLEVLYACGLRVTELISLTLEQVNLRQGVLRVMGKGSKERLVPMGEEAIVWVERYMRDGRAELLGGRPSDVLFPSQRGEQMTRQTFWHRIKHQAKVAGIGKALSPHTLRHAFATHLLNHGADLRVVQMLLGHSDLSTTQIYTHVARARLQDLHAKHHPRG is encoded by the coding sequence ATGCCCGCCATCGACCACCCTCTGATCGACCGTTTTCTCGATGCCCTGTGGTTGGAGAAAGGCTTGTCCGACAATACCCGCGACGCTTACCGCAGCGATCTGGCGCTGTTCAACGGCTGGCTGCAGGAGCAGGGGCTGGAGCTGCCGCGAGCCGGTCGCGAGTTGATCCTCGATCACCTGGCCTGGCGCGTGGAGCAGGCCTACAAGCCCCGTTCGACGGCGCGGTTTCTCTCCGGCATGCGCGGGTTCTATCGCTATCTGCTCAGGGAGAAGCTGATTGAAGTCGATCCGACCCTGCGGATCGACATGCCGCAACTGGGGCGGCCGTTGCCCAAGTCGCTGTCGGAAGCGGATGTCGAGGCGCTGCTGGCCGCCCCGGACCTGAGCGAGGCCATCGGCCAGCGCGACCGCGCCATGCTTGAAGTGCTCTATGCCTGCGGGTTGCGGGTCACCGAGCTGATCAGCCTGACCCTGGAGCAGGTCAACCTGCGTCAGGGCGTGTTGCGGGTCATGGGCAAGGGCAGCAAGGAGCGCCTGGTGCCCATGGGCGAGGAGGCGATTGTCTGGGTCGAGCGCTATATGCGCGATGGCCGTGCCGAGTTGCTGGGCGGGCGGCCCAGCGATGTGCTGTTTCCCAGCCAGCGCGGCGAGCAGATGACCCGACAGACCTTCTGGCACCGGATCAAGCACCAGGCCAAGGTCGCCGGGATCGGCAAGGCGCTGTCGCCCCATACCCTGCGCCATGCGTTTGCAACACACCTGCTCAATCACGGTGCCGATTTGCGGGTGGTACAGATGCTGCTGGGGCACAGCGACCTGTCCACCACCCAGATCTACACCCACGTGGCGCGCGCGCGGCTGCAGGATCTGCACGCCAAACATCATCCAAGGGGCTGA
- the thrC gene encoding threonine synthase produces MRYISTRGQAPALNFEDVLLAGLASDGGLYVPENLPRFTQEEIASWAGLPYHELAFRVMRPFVTGSIPDADFKKILEETYGAFSHNAIAPLRQLNGNEWVLELFHGPTLAFKDFALQLLGRLLDYVLEKRGERVVIIGATSGDTGSAAIEGCKRCDNVDIFILHPHNRVSEVQRRQMTTILGENIHNIAIEGNFDDCQEMVKASFADQGFLKGTRLVAVNSINWARIMAQIVYYFHAALQLGGPARSIAFSVPTGNFGDIFAGYLARNMGLPISQLIVATNRNDILHRFMSGNQYVKETLHATLSPSMDIMVSSNFERLLFDLHGRNGAALAALMDSFKQGGGFSVEQDRWTEARKLFDSLAVNDEQTCETIAEVFAQTGEVLDPHTAIGVKAARECRRSLDTPMVVLGTAHPVKFPDAVEKAGVGKALELPAHLSDLFQREERCTVLANDLKAVQAFVSQHGNRGKPL; encoded by the coding sequence ATGCGCTATATCAGTACTCGTGGCCAGGCACCGGCCCTGAATTTCGAAGATGTGCTGCTGGCCGGTCTGGCCAGCGACGGCGGTCTCTACGTACCGGAGAACCTGCCACGTTTCACCCAGGAAGAAATCGCTTCCTGGGCCGGCCTGCCGTACCACGAGCTGGCGTTCCGGGTCATGCGCCCGTTCGTCACCGGCAGCATTCCGGATGCCGACTTCAAGAAGATCCTCGAAGAAACCTACGGGGCGTTCTCCCACAACGCCATTGCGCCGCTGCGTCAGCTCAACGGCAACGAGTGGGTGCTGGAGCTGTTTCACGGCCCGACCCTGGCGTTCAAGGACTTCGCCCTGCAACTGCTGGGTCGCCTGCTGGACTACGTGCTGGAGAAGCGCGGCGAGCGCGTGGTGATCATCGGCGCCACCTCCGGTGACACCGGTTCGGCGGCCATCGAAGGCTGCAAGCGTTGCGACAACGTCGACATCTTCATCCTGCATCCGCACAACCGGGTATCGGAAGTGCAGCGCCGGCAGATGACCACCATCCTCGGCGAGAACATCCACAACATCGCCATCGAAGGCAACTTCGACGACTGCCAGGAGATGGTCAAGGCCAGCTTCGCCGACCAGGGCTTCCTCAAGGGCACGCGCCTGGTGGCGGTGAACTCGATCAACTGGGCGCGGATCATGGCCCAGATCGTCTACTACTTCCACGCGGCCCTGCAGTTGGGCGGTCCGGCGCGCTCCATCGCGTTCTCGGTGCCCACCGGCAACTTCGGCGACATCTTCGCCGGCTACCTGGCGCGCAACATGGGCCTGCCGATCAGCCAGCTGATCGTCGCCACCAACCGCAACGACATCCTGCACCGCTTCATGAGCGGCAATCAGTACGTCAAGGAAACCCTGCACGCGACCCTGTCGCCGTCCATGGACATCATGGTGTCGTCGAACTTCGAACGCCTGCTGTTCGACCTGCACGGTCGCAACGGTGCGGCCCTGGCTGCGCTGATGGACAGCTTCAAGCAAGGCGGCGGTTTCAGCGTCGAACAGGACCGCTGGACCGAAGCGCGCAAGCTGTTCGATTCCCTGGCGGTGAACGACGAGCAGACCTGCGAAACCATCGCCGAAGTCTTCGCCCAGACCGGCGAAGTGCTGGACCCGCACACCGCGATCGGCGTCAAGGCCGCCCGTGAATGCCGTCGCAGCCTGGACACGCCGATGGTGGTCCTGGGCACCGCGCACCCGGTCAAGTTCCCGGATGCCGTGGAGAAGGCCGGTGTCGGCAAGGCCCTGGAGCTGCCGGCGCACCTGTCCGACCTGTTCCAGCGTGAAGAACGCTGCACGGTCCTGGCCAACGACCTGAAAGCGGTGCAGGCTTTCGTCAGCCAGCACGGCAATCGTGGCAAGCCGCTCTGA
- a CDS encoding thioredoxin fold domain-containing protein produces MRLTQIIAAASLALLSTFAVADDSAEKAIRKSLETLQLEVPVESITASPLAGLYEVKLKGSRVLYASADGQFVVQGYLFQLKDGKPVNLTEKTERLGISKLINGIPVAETVVYPAIGETKTHITVFTDTTCPYCHKLHAEIPALNKQGVEVRYVAFPRQGLGSPGDEQLQAVWCSADKKAAMDKMVDGKEIKAAKCDNPVSKQFALGQSIGVNGTPAIVLADGQVIPGYQPAPQIAKLALGAK; encoded by the coding sequence ATGCGTTTGACCCAGATTATTGCCGCCGCCTCCCTGGCGCTGCTCAGCACCTTCGCCGTGGCCGATGACAGTGCCGAGAAAGCCATCCGCAAGAGCCTCGAGACGCTGCAGCTCGAAGTGCCGGTGGAAAGCATCACCGCCAGCCCCCTGGCGGGCCTGTATGAGGTCAAGCTCAAGGGCAGTCGCGTGCTCTACGCCAGCGCCGACGGCCAGTTCGTGGTTCAGGGCTATCTGTTCCAGCTCAAGGACGGCAAGCCGGTGAATCTCACGGAAAAAACCGAGCGCCTGGGCATTTCCAAGTTGATCAACGGCATTCCGGTCGCAGAAACTGTGGTCTATCCGGCCATTGGCGAAACCAAGACCCACATCACCGTATTTACCGACACCACCTGCCCCTACTGCCACAAGCTGCACGCGGAAATCCCGGCGCTGAACAAGCAGGGTGTGGAAGTGCGCTACGTGGCCTTCCCGCGCCAGGGCCTGGGCTCGCCGGGTGACGAACAGCTGCAGGCGGTCTGGTGCTCGGCGGACAAGAAAGCCGCGATGGACAAGATGGTCGACGGCAAGGAAATCAAGGCCGCCAAGTGCGATAACCCGGTGTCCAAGCAGTTCGCCTTGGGTCAGTCGATCGGCGTCAATGGCACGCCGGCCATCGTTCTGGCCGATGGCCAGGTAATTCCCGGCTACCAGCCGGCACCACAGATCGCCAAACTGGCGCTGGGTGCGAAATAA
- a CDS encoding homoserine dehydrogenase: MNPVKVGICGLGTVGGGTLNVLQRNAEEIARRAGRGIEVAQIATRTPKPQFQTTGISITNDVFAVATNPEIDIVIELVGGYTVARELVLKAIENGKHVVTANKALIAVHGNEIFAKAQEKGVIVAFEAAVAGGIPVIKAIREGLSANRINWLAGIINGTGNFILSEMREKGRTFEDVLAEAQALGYAEADPTFDVEGIDAAHKLTILASIAFGIPLQFDKAYTEGITKLTTADVNYAEALGYRIKHLGVARRTEAGIELRVHPTLIPADRLIANVNGVMNAVMVNGDAAGSTLFYGAGAGMEPTASSVVADLVDVVRAMTSDPENRVPHLAFQPDSLSDHPILPIESCESAYYLRIQAKDHPGVLAQVASILSERGINIESIMQKEVEEQDGLVPMILLTHRVLEQHINDAITALEALQGVVGPVVRIRVEHLN; the protein is encoded by the coding sequence GTGAATCCGGTCAAAGTAGGCATCTGTGGGCTGGGTACTGTCGGTGGCGGTACCCTAAACGTACTTCAGCGTAACGCCGAGGAGATTGCCCGCCGTGCCGGGCGTGGAATCGAAGTAGCGCAAATTGCTACCCGTACGCCAAAGCCGCAGTTCCAAACGACCGGTATTTCGATTACCAACGATGTATTCGCCGTGGCCACCAACCCCGAGATCGATATCGTTATCGAGCTGGTGGGCGGCTACACCGTGGCCCGCGAGCTGGTGCTCAAGGCCATCGAGAACGGCAAGCACGTGGTCACCGCGAACAAGGCGCTGATCGCCGTGCACGGTAACGAAATCTTCGCCAAGGCCCAGGAGAAGGGCGTGATCGTGGCCTTCGAAGCGGCCGTGGCCGGTGGCATCCCGGTGATCAAGGCGATCCGCGAAGGGCTGTCGGCCAACCGCATCAACTGGCTGGCGGGGATCATCAACGGCACCGGCAACTTCATCCTCTCGGAAATGCGCGAGAAGGGCCGCACCTTCGAAGACGTGCTGGCTGAAGCCCAGGCCCTGGGTTATGCCGAAGCCGATCCGACCTTCGACGTCGAAGGCATCGACGCCGCGCACAAGCTGACCATCCTGGCGTCCATCGCCTTTGGTATCCCGCTGCAGTTCGACAAGGCCTACACCGAAGGCATCACCAAGCTGACCACCGCCGACGTGAACTACGCCGAAGCCCTGGGCTACCGCATCAAGCACCTGGGTGTGGCGCGCCGCACCGAGGCTGGCATCGAGCTGCGGGTGCACCCGACCCTGATCCCGGCCGATCGCCTGATCGCCAACGTCAACGGCGTGATGAACGCGGTCATGGTCAATGGCGACGCTGCCGGTTCGACCCTGTTCTACGGCGCCGGCGCCGGCATGGAGCCGACCGCTTCCTCGGTGGTGGCCGACCTGGTGGACGTGGTTCGCGCCATGACCAGCGACCCGGAAAACCGCGTGCCGCACCTGGCCTTCCAGCCGGACTCCCTGTCTGATCACCCGATCCTGCCGATCGAGTCCTGCGAAAGCGCCTACTACCTGCGCATCCAGGCCAAGGATCACCCGGGCGTACTGGCCCAGGTGGCGAGCATTCTTTCCGAGCGTGGCATCAACATCGAATCGATCATGCAGAAGGAAGTGGAAGAGCAGGACGGCCTGGTGCCGATGATCCTGCTGACCCACCGCGTTCTGGAGCAGCACATCAACGATGCGATTACCGCGCTGGAGGCCCTGCAGGGCGTCGTAGGCCCAGTGGTCCGTATCCGCGTCGAACATCTCAATTGA